Proteins from one Anopheles nili chromosome 2, idAnoNiliSN_F5_01, whole genome shotgun sequence genomic window:
- the LOC128727430 gene encoding perlucin-like has translation MNASLLVFVILGVTVANAVVRYSVHSTTVSFFKALTECSSKGGYLAMIQSKDENDEVKKAIKKAGGTGAHWLGGTDNGIEGAWIWISRNKPVGSLDGYTNFNSGEPNNAGSNGENCLSIDSNFVWNDLPCDLTLPYVCEYDLL, from the coding sequence ATGAACGCAAGTTTGCTCGTGTTTGTTATCCTTGGCGTGACTGTGGCTAACGCTGTGGTGAGGTACTCGGTTCACAGTACCACCGTTAGCTTCTTCAAAGCCTTGACGGAATGCAGCTCAAAGGGTGGATATTTGGCCATGATCCAATCGAAAGACGAGAACGACGAGGTTAAGAAGGCAATCAAAAAAGCTGGAGGAACCGGTGCTCACTGGCTTGGCGGTACGGACAACGGCATCGAGGGCGCGTGGATTTGGATCTCGAGAAACAAACCAGTGGGAAGCCTCGACGGGTATACCAACTTCAACAGCGGTGAACCGAACAACGCCGGATCGAATGGTGAAAACTGCCTCTCGATAGATTCAAATTTCGTTTGGAATGATCTTCCATGTGATCTGACCCTACCCTACGTTTGTGAATATGATTTATTGTAG
- the LOC128731487 gene encoding serine/threonine-protein phosphatase alpha-2 isoform isoform X2 gives MSDVELSNIDHLIAMLLEVRGARPGKNVQLSETDIRLLCLKSREIFLSQPILLELEAPLKICGDIHGQYYDLLRLFEYGSFPPESNYLFLGDYVDRGKQSLETICLLLAYKIKYPENFFLLRGNHECASINRIYGFYDECKRRYNIKMWKTFTDCFNCLPVAAIVDEKIFCCHGGLSPDLQSMEQIRRIMRPTDVPDQGLLCDLLWSDPDKDTNGYGENDRGVSFTFGVDIVGKFLTKHDFDLICRAHQVVEDGYEFFAKRQLVTLFSAPNYCGEFDNAGAMMSVDDTLMCSFQILKPADKRGFQKLIKSSKF, from the exons ATGTCGGACGTAGAATTATCAAACATAGACCATCTCATTGCGATGCTTTTAGaag TTCGCGGTGCGAGGCCAGGAAAAAATGTACAACTGTCGGAAACGGATATACGTCTGCTTTGCCTGAAGTCGAGGGAAATCTTTCTCTCCCAACCGATACTGCTCGAGCTGGAGGCACCGTTGAAGATTTGCG GTGACATCCATGGTCAGTATTACGATCTGTTGCGTTTGTTCGAGTACGGTAGCTTCCCACCAGAGTCGAACTATCTGTTCCTGGGCGATTATGTCGACCGGGGAAAGCAATCGCTGGAGACGATCTGCCTGCTGCTGGCGTACAAAATCAAGTATCCGGAAAATTTCTTCTTGCTACGCGGCAACCATGAATGCGCAAGCATCAATAGAATATACGG ATTCTACGACGAATGCAAGCGGCGTTACAACATCAAGATGTGGAAAACGTTCACCGATTGCTTCAACTGTCTCCCGGTAGCCGCGATTGTGGACGAGAAAATTTTCTGTTGCCACGGCGGTCTGAGCCCGGACCTGCAATCCATGGAACAGATTCGGCGCATTATGCGGCCCACAGACGTACCGGATCAGGGATTGCTTTGCGATCTGCTCTGGTCTGATCCGGACAAGGACACGAACGGTTACGGAGAGAACGATCGCGGTGTGAGCTTCACATTTGGCGTGGAT ATCGTGGGCAAATTTCTGACGAAGCACGACTTTGATCTAATCTGTCGAGCGCACCAGGTAGTAGAGGATGGTTACGAGTTCTTCGCCAAACGACAGCTGGTGACGTTGTTCTCCGCTCCCAACTACTGCGGAGAGTTCGACAATGCTG GTGCGATGATGTCCGTCGACGATACGTTGATGTGCTCGTTCCAAATCTTGAAGCCAGCCGATAAAC GTGGCTTTCAGAAGCTCATCAAAAGCagcaaattttaa
- the LOC128731618 gene encoding prefoldin subunit 3: MEEVELPKLENDQKSYAGIPEAVFLDDVEQFMKDSGNEESVEKVLKNFDEQHNKYRFMEYNMISRRRRLRQQIPDLTKNLEMIKILREQTDDQETQFLLSEQVFVKTTMPPTKTVCLWLGANVMLEYPLDEAEELLRLNKKSAEVNLRCLEHDQEFLRDQITTTEVNMARVHNYDVKKRQAKKASGDEKP; encoded by the exons ATGGAAGAGGTCGAACTGCCAAAACTAGAAAATGACCAAAAATCATACGCGGGCATCCCGGAGGCTGTGTTTCTC GACGATGTAGAGCAGTTCATGAAAGATTCCGGCAACGAAGAAAGCGTTGAGAAAGTGCTGAAAAACTTTGACGAACAACACAACAAGTACCGCTTCATGGAGTACAACATGATCTCGCGCAGACGGCGGCTAAGGCAGCAAATCCCGGATCTTACAAAAAATCTGGAAATGATCAAAATCTTACGCGAGCAAACCGACGACCAGGAAACGCAGTTCCTGCTCAGTGAGCAGGTCTTCGTGAAAACAACGATGCCGCCCACGAAAACCGTTTGCCTGTGGCTGGGTGCTAACGTGATGTTGGAGTATCCACTCGATGAGGCGGAGGAATTGTTGCGCCTGAACAAGAAGTCAGCAGAGGTGAACCTTCGATGCTTAGAGCACGATCAGGAATTTTTGCGCGATCAAATCACCACAACCGAGGTAAACATGGCCCGTGTGCATAACTATGATGTAAAGAAGcggcaagcgaaaaaagcCTCGGGCGACGAAAAACCTTAG
- the LOC128727451 gene encoding perlucin-like, with translation MIQSKDENDEVKKAIKTAGVIGTYWIGGTDNGIEGSWIWISRNKPVGSLDGYTNFNSGEPNNLGTSGENCLTINYNFQWNDLPCDNTIPYVCEYDIL, from the coding sequence ATGATCCAATCGAAAGACGAAAACGACGAGGTTAAGAAGGCAATCAAAACAGCTGGAGTAATCGGTACTTACTGGATCGGTGGTACGGACAATGGCATAGAAGGCTCGTGGATATGGATCTCGAGAAACAAACCAGTGGGAAGCCTCGACGGGTATACCAACTTCAACAGCGGTGAACCGAACAACTTGGGAACATCTGGTGAAAACTGCCTCACGATAAATTACAATTTCCAGTGGAATGATCTTCCATGTGATAATACCATACCGTACGTTTGTGAATATGATATATTGTAG
- the LOC128727462 gene encoding low affinity immunoglobulin epsilon Fc receptor-like translates to MIFKILCVSLCVALLASQAHGTFDGSDRFYEYVAYRKDLSFFKAWQTCRLQGGNIASISSYEENIRVLRAISQKGSLLAKWYIGATDIGYEGRFFWIGLNKELLPTSYTNFATGQPSASSSSDDCLVMSIGGKWSDAGCDGVTGYVCAYRSIH, encoded by the exons ATGATCTTCAAGATCCTTTGCGTTTCGCTGTGCGTGGCGTTGCTTGCCAGCCAGGCTCATGGTACGTTCGATGGTAGCGATC GTTTCTACGAGTATGTAGCGTACAGGAAAGACCTGTCGTTCTTCAAGGCGTGGCAAACCTGTCGCCTGCAAGGTGGAAATATAGCATCGATCTCGTCTTATGAAGAGAACATTCGCGTATTAAGAGCGATCTCGCAAAAGGGATCACTATTGGCCAAATGGTACATCGGTGCGACGGATATTGGCTACGAGGGTCGTTTCTTTTGGATCGGATTGAACAAGGAACTGTTGCCAACTTCGTACACTAACTTCGCCACGGGTCAACCCAGTGCCTCCTCAAGCAGTGATGATTGTCTGGTGATGTCGATCGGTGGCAAATGGAGCGATGCCGGATGTGATGGAGTTACCGGATACGTGTGCGCATACAGAAGCATCCACTAA
- the LOC128731487 gene encoding serine/threonine-protein phosphatase alpha-2 isoform isoform X1 encodes MSDVELSNIDHLIAMLLEVRGARPGKNVQLSETDIRLLCLKSREIFLSQPILLELEAPLKICGDIHGQYYDLLRLFEYGSFPPESNYLFLGDYVDRGKQSLETICLLLAYKIKYPENFFLLRGNHECASINRIYGFYDECKRRYNIKMWKTFTDCFNCLPVAAIVDEKIFCCHGGLSPDLQSMEQIRRIMRPTDVPDQGLLCDLLWSDPDKDTNGYGENDRGVSFTFGVDIVGKFLTKHDFDLICRAHQVVEDGYEFFAKRQLVTLFSAPNYCGEFDNAGAMMSVDDTLMCSFQILKPADKRKFQYGGLNSGRPVTPPRSYSKNKKK; translated from the exons ATGTCGGACGTAGAATTATCAAACATAGACCATCTCATTGCGATGCTTTTAGaag TTCGCGGTGCGAGGCCAGGAAAAAATGTACAACTGTCGGAAACGGATATACGTCTGCTTTGCCTGAAGTCGAGGGAAATCTTTCTCTCCCAACCGATACTGCTCGAGCTGGAGGCACCGTTGAAGATTTGCG GTGACATCCATGGTCAGTATTACGATCTGTTGCGTTTGTTCGAGTACGGTAGCTTCCCACCAGAGTCGAACTATCTGTTCCTGGGCGATTATGTCGACCGGGGAAAGCAATCGCTGGAGACGATCTGCCTGCTGCTGGCGTACAAAATCAAGTATCCGGAAAATTTCTTCTTGCTACGCGGCAACCATGAATGCGCAAGCATCAATAGAATATACGG ATTCTACGACGAATGCAAGCGGCGTTACAACATCAAGATGTGGAAAACGTTCACCGATTGCTTCAACTGTCTCCCGGTAGCCGCGATTGTGGACGAGAAAATTTTCTGTTGCCACGGCGGTCTGAGCCCGGACCTGCAATCCATGGAACAGATTCGGCGCATTATGCGGCCCACAGACGTACCGGATCAGGGATTGCTTTGCGATCTGCTCTGGTCTGATCCGGACAAGGACACGAACGGTTACGGAGAGAACGATCGCGGTGTGAGCTTCACATTTGGCGTGGAT ATCGTGGGCAAATTTCTGACGAAGCACGACTTTGATCTAATCTGTCGAGCGCACCAGGTAGTAGAGGATGGTTACGAGTTCTTCGCCAAACGACAGCTGGTGACGTTGTTCTCCGCTCCCAACTACTGCGGAGAGTTCGACAATGCTG GTGCGATGATGTCCGTCGACGATACGTTGATGTGCTCGTTCCAAATCTTGAAGCCAGCCGATAAACGTAAGTTCCAATACGGTGGCCTGAATTCCGGACGGCCTGTTACACCACCGAGAAGCTatagtaaaaacaaaaagaaataa
- the LOC128731422 gene encoding uncharacterized protein LOC128731422: protein MSSYKPIDLSKEDFRKYLDRKGVLDAMTKVLVKCNTDRPENAIQYVMEKLGESHGSIHTELHKAHQEIERLKNEISLLQIGDKQQKTADKPPEADTTQDVKINITPQSSPAQTNGDADGGAVVKEELEVLESITPSIKTEPADEVAPKDAQVSSANGVPETASAPNDEAPVKKENAADDSK, encoded by the exons ATGTCCAGCTACAAG CCGATTGATCTATCGAAGGAGGACTTCCGGAAGTATTTGGATAGAAAGGGCGTACTCGACGCGATGACCAAAGTGTTGGTAAAATGCAACACCGACCGTCCGGAAAATGCAATCCAGTACGTAATGGAAAAATTAGGCGAATCACATGGCAGTATCCATACAGAGCTTCACAAAGCACACCAAGAGATAGAGCgcctgaaaaatgaaataagcCTGCTGCAGATTGGTGATAAGCAGCAAAAGACCGCAGACAAACCACCTGAAGCCGACACGACGCAGGATGTGAAAATCAATATAACTCCCCAAAGCTCCCCCGCACAGACTAATGGTGATGCTGATGGAGGAGCGGTTGTGAAAGAAGAACTGGAAGTTCTGGAAAGCATTACTCCGTCCATAAAAACCGAACCGGCTGACGAAGTAGCGCCGAAAGATGCGCAAGTGTCCTCCGCTAACGGGGTGCCGGAGACGGCCAGTGCGCCGAACGATGAGGCTCCGgtaaagaaggaaaatgctGCCGATGACAGCAAGTAA
- the LOC128727440 gene encoding collectin-10-like, translating into MIFKILCVSLCVALLASQAHGFNEYVAYKKDLSFFKAWQTCRLQGGNIASITSDAENDRVKAAITAKGSLSDKWYIGATDIGYEGRFFWIGLNMELLSTSYANYDTGKPSASSGSDDCLVMSTGGKWSDVGCDGVTGYVCAYKSIH; encoded by the exons ATGATCTTCAAGATCCTTTGCGTTTCGCTGTGCGTGGCGTTGCTTGCCAGCCAGGCTCATG GTTTCAACGAGTATGTAGCGTACAAGAAAGACCTGTCGTTCTTCAAGGCGTGGCAAACCTGTCGCCTGCAAGGTGGAAATATAGCATCGATCACATCTGACGCAGAGAACGATCGTGTGAAGGCGGCGATAACGGCAAAAGGATCACTATCCGACAAATGGTACATCGGTGCGACGGATATTGGCTACGAGGGTCGTTTCTTTTGGATTGGATTGAACATGGAACTGTTATCAACTTCGTATGCCAACTACGACACGGGTAAACCTAGTGCCTCTTCAGGCAGCGATGATTGCCTGGTGATGTCAACCGGTGGCAAGTGGAGCGATGTCGGATGCGATGGAGTTACCGGATACGTGTGCGCGTACAAAAGCATCCACTAA